From the Saccharomonospora marina XMU15 genome, the window GACGCCTTCTTCGCCGAGGTCGCGCTGACCCTGATGGAGCGCAGCACGGCCGTGCCCGCCGCCGAACGCGGCCCCGCGGTCCCGGTGGCACACCCGGCCCCACCCGCGCACGCCCACTACCCGGCCCCACCCGCGCACGCGAACTACCCGGCGCCGCCCACCGCCCCCGTGCCGCCACGGCAGCCGCCGCACGGCAACGCCGTTCCCAGGCCACGCCCACCGGTCTCCACCCGACCGCAGCAGGCCAACGGGCACGTGCTGGCGGCACCACCACCGGCGCCCGCATCGCACCCCCGGCCGCCGCGACACGAGGCACCTGCCGCACCGCAGGAACCCGCACCGGCGCAGGTCTACGACGAGGACGAGGTGCACGCCTTCCTCGCCAGGATCGAGGCGACGGTAGCGGGCAGGGACCGCGTCACCGCGCAGGATGTGCTCGCGGCCCGGTTCAACCCGCCGCCTCCCGGCAAGCGCGGTTACCGGGAGACCGAGTTCCTCTACCTGGTGGCCGAGAGCCTGAAGAACGTCGAGGGCGGGCCTGCCAAGGCGCTGCGGGCGGTACAGGCGGCCGCACCCGCGGCACCTCCCGCGCCTGCCGCCACGGCCGCGCCTCCCGTCCCTACCGCGCCTCCCGTCCCTGCCGCGCCTGCCGCACCCTCGGTCCCGGCCGCACCACGGCTGTCCGCCGAGGAGATCCACAACGTCCGCTTCCACCAGACCCCACCCGACGAACTCGGTTACTCCGAGGACGAGGTCGATGCGTTCCTCGACCGGGTGGAGGCCACGCTGGAGGGTGAGGACGTGCTCACCATCGAGGACGTGCGGCAGGTCAGGTTCGGCGAAGTGCTCGGTGGCTACGACCAGGACGAGGTCGACACCCTGCTGGACCTGATCGAGTACAGCCTCGACGGCTGAGGCGGCTCAGCCCGCCGCGAGACTTCGCAGTTCGGCGAGTTCGGCGGTCTGGCCGTCCACCGCGTTCTGAGCGAACAGCTTGGCGAGCGAGTCCACACCGTCTCGCAGTTCGAGTTCGGCGATCTCCACGGCACCCTCGTGGTGCTCGGTCATCAACCGCAGCCACTCCCGGTCGAACTCCGCACCGGAAGCCTGCTCCAGCCCCTGCAACTCCTCCTCCGAGAGCAACCCGAAGTCGCCGTGGCCGATGCTGTCGCCGTGGTCGGGTGGCGCCACCGGCTCACCCCAGCCCTGCAACAGCGCCATGAGCTGCTTCATCTCCGGACCGCGCGCGTCGTGGATGCGCCGAGCCAGCGCTGTCACCTCGGGGTCGGCCGACCGTTCGAACGCCAGTCGTGAGATCACCACGGCCTGCTCGTGGTGCGGGAGCAGCCGCTGCGCGAACTTGACGTCATCGGCGTTGTGCTCGCTCGGCGCGGCTTGGTCGCTGGCGGCGGTGCTCGCGGGGGCGCCTGCGGCAGGTGCGCTGCTCTTCGGCGCGGCGGTTCCTTCGACGTCGCCGCCGCAGCCGGACACCAGGCCGATCACGGCGGCGGCACATGCCCCTAGCAGGTACTTCTTCGAACCCATCCGATTCCTCTCGGTCGTGTCGCCTGCCGGTACCACGGCCAGGGCATCATAAGCGGTTTCCACCTGGGCGAAACCGGCACCGAACGCGCGGTCGCGCACGACTGGGCAAAAAGGACGACCAGGCACGCAACGGGACGGTGCGGCAGGAGCATCGTGGCGGCGACCATCACCCGTCAGCATGGCCTGATTACGCGCGGAAATGCATGGGCCCCCGCCACCACTCACACTCGGCGCTATCCGGTGATTCAGCCACAACATCAGCGCACGCAACGTGATCTTTTTTGCGTGATCCAACAGAAAGGAGATGCCCGTGCGATTCCGTCAAGCCACCGCCGTACTGGTACTCGCGGCAGGAGCGAGCCTGCCGATGGCAGGTGTCGCCTCGGCCCAGGACGACAAGGACTGCGGCGACTTCGCGACACAGCAGGAGGCGATGGAGGCCCACGAGCAGCTCGACCCCGAGGATGCCTGGGAACTCGACCGTGACAAGGACGGCAAGCCGTGCGAGACACTTCCGGTCGCCCCGCCGCACGAAACGTCGGAGTCGGAGGCGCCCCCGGCTCCGCCCGCGCGACCGGGCGCGGACGGGCAGGTGCACAGGGTGCCGATGGGTGGCGTGGACACCGGTGACGGCTCGGCGGCCGGGGACGACTCCGCGGCGATGCCCATCCTGCTCGGCGTAGCCGGTCTCGGAGCGGCGACGGCGACCGCTGCGTTCACCGCG encodes:
- a CDS encoding DivIVA domain-containing protein, translated to MALTPGDVREARFKDAQGGRPGYDKHEVDVFLHRVAATLAGRDSLTAEDVLGFTPPKRADGGYAVYAVDAFFAEVALTLMERSTAVPAAERGPAVPVAHPAPPAHAHYPAPPAHANYPAPPTAPVPPRQPPHGNAVPRPRPPVSTRPQQANGHVLAAPPPAPASHPRPPRHEAPAAPQEPAPAQVYDEDEVHAFLARIEATVAGRDRVTAQDVLAARFNPPPPGKRGYRETEFLYLVAESLKNVEGGPAKALRAVQAAAPAAPPAPAATAAPPVPTAPPVPAAPAAPSVPAAPRLSAEEIHNVRFHQTPPDELGYSEDEVDAFLDRVEATLEGEDVLTIEDVRQVRFGEVLGGYDQDEVDTLLDLIEYSLDG
- a CDS encoding DUF305 domain-containing protein — its product is MGSKKYLLGACAAAVIGLVSGCGGDVEGTAAPKSSAPAAGAPASTAASDQAAPSEHNADDVKFAQRLLPHHEQAVVISRLAFERSADPEVTALARRIHDARGPEMKQLMALLQGWGEPVAPPDHGDSIGHGDFGLLSEEELQGLEQASGAEFDREWLRLMTEHHEGAVEIAELELRDGVDSLAKLFAQNAVDGQTAELAELRSLAAG
- a CDS encoding excalibur calcium-binding domain-containing protein; the encoded protein is MRFRQATAVLVLAAGASLPMAGVASAQDDKDCGDFATQQEAMEAHEQLDPEDAWELDRDKDGKPCETLPVAPPHETSESEAPPAPPARPGADGQVHRVPMGGVDTGDGSAAGDDSAAMPILLGVAGLGAATATAAFTARRARRSEQR